From Pseudomonas arsenicoxydans:
ACGCGAAGTTAGGGAAGTGGAGCCAGGTGACCGGCAGCGAATACGACGAGAAAAAGCAGCGCCAATCCTCAACGCACTTCATACCTGGATGACGGCCCAAAGGCAGCTCGTTCCCGAGGGCTCGGCCATCGCCAAGGCCTTGGATTACAGCCTCAAACGCTGGATAGCGCTGACGCGCTATCTCGATGACAGCGCTGTGCCCATTGATAATAATTGGTGCGAGAACCAAATCCGACCGTGGGCACTTGGGCGCTCAAACTGGCTGTTTGCAGGTTCGTTACGCAGTGGTAAACGCGCAGCTGCGATCATGAGTTTGATCCAGTCGGCACGGCTCAACGGGCATGATCCGTATGCTTACCTGAAGGACGTTCTAGCGCGCCTGCCGACGCAGCGGGCGAGTGAGATTACCGAGCTGCTGCCGCATAACTGGACTCCCGCCAAATAACGTAAGCTGGGATATATGGATGCTCACGTTGAAACTCCACATGGAAGACTTGGAATGACTAGAATTATTGAAATCCTGATGTACACCTTAAAGCCAGGATCGGGATTGGATTTTCATCGAATAATGCAGAATGTAAGTGTTCCGCTTCACATAGAAGCTGGCATAGATGTCGTTTCTTATGGCGGCTCATTACATGATTGTGACAGCTATCACCTGATTCGCTCTTATGAAAGCGAGAGCCATCGCCTAGCATCTCAAGATATTTTTTATGCAAGCGCTGCCTGGAAACTGGGCCCGCGAGCAGACATTATCAGTCGGATTGAAGTCAGTACAACGACAGTTATGGCGTTCACTCAAGACGTAATTGATGCAATCAGAGCTTC
This genomic window contains:
- a CDS encoding NIPSNAP family protein, producing MTRIIEILMYTLKPGSGLDFHRIMQNVSVPLHIEAGIDVVSYGGSLHDCDSYHLIRSYESESHRLASQDIFYASAAWKLGPRADIISRIEVSTTTVMAFTQDVIDAIRASVDLSKADAQSA